The Salvelinus fontinalis isolate EN_2023a chromosome 13, ASM2944872v1, whole genome shotgun sequence DNA segment ATCCTCCCTGACCAAGCTCCCCTCCTTTTGTTTTTGGCTTAAGTAACCTTCtgccttatgtaaccataccaaacgtaacatattgacaaatttgagtgtcccagatttacatttactatgttacgtcttcGAGCCCAGGATGAACATAGTTAGGCTACTCATATCAGTATGTTGACTATCTAACATTATAGCCAATAGATGAAATCATCCCTCCCTGATATGCTGTGTTGATGACAACACGGTTGTGTGACTCAGGAGTATAAAAGATAAAATGGTTGTGAATAGTGCCGTTCGTTTACAGTAGAAACATTTATGTTATTTTGGGGGGCGTGTTTGTaacatccacccatccatcaccTCTTGTAGAATGTCCCGTGAGCAGAAGGCGGTGGAGCGCGCGAGGAAAGCGTTCCTCACTGGCAGGTCGAAGCCCTTAGAACACCGGATCCGCCAGCTGAAGAACCTCCAGAGATTCCtcttggagagagagaaggagatagctGAGGCCATCAAGAAAGACCTGAACAAGgtagagagacaaacagacagacacagcgtgactgagagaggtgtgtgtgtgtgtgtgtgtgtgtgtgtgtgtgtgtgtgtgtgtgtgtgtgtgtgtgtgtgtgtgtgtgtgtgtgtgtgtgtgtgtgtgtgtgagcatgtgcatAAATctatttgtgtgtctgtctttgcAGCGTATGTTTGCACACGCacacgtgtgtctgtgtgcatgtatCTAACCTCATCTATGTCCATATCCATCTTCTATCCTCCATTAATCCAGAGTGAAGCAGGCACCCAGCTGTATGAGACACTGGGCCTGGAAGGGGAGATTGTCCTTGCAGTGAAGAAGCTGGCAGAGTGGGCTGCCCCCCGGCCTGTTGAGAAGAACCTCCTGACCATCTCAGACACTGTTTACATCCAGCCTGAACCGCTGGGAGTGGTGCTCATCATAGGAGCATGGAACTACCCCTGGGCCGTTACCATACAGCCGCTTATAGGGGCTATCGCTGCAGGTAGGGGGGAGTGGGGGGGttgggtagtgtgtgtctgtgtgtgtgtttgtgtgtgacctaCCCCCAGACCATTCATGCGTCTCTGCTTCTCTCAGGCCAGGTCCTTTTAATCAGTATTGCGCAATTTTCCTCTCAGCCTCTTACCTATCAAAGACAGGTTCAAAGTTCCTTGACTGTTATCaatttgtgggtgtgtgtgtgtgtttgtgtgtgcttgcatgcatGCATGTGAACTCTGAGCACTGCCACTATCAGGGACTTTACCCTCCAAGGGTGAGACTCCGTCCTTGTATGCTGTCAGTCATGATCATCTAGCCCTCCACCTTTCCCCCTTCCAAGATGGCCACCAGTGAATGTACTTCTGAATTTTTCACGTTTGTTTTATTCACATTTGTCTGTTTCAAAAGCTTCTTGCCAATGATCACTTTGTTGTTTGTATACAAAAAGCACCACAGTAAACACCTGAGAGTTATACTACaaagttagccagctaacgttgATAAACAACCAGAAATAACCACACATTTTCTGGTTAACTACGAAAGCTTCACTTAGACATGTgtctttgtactccctgacgaatgATATGCTGCCGAAACGGGTCAGTTTTAAAATCTTTGTTCCATTGAATAAAGCCATTTTAATTATATGAAGATTGCCTTgatcctcctttctttttgatgacaaaTGTATCCCTATTTATGACTAATTTACACCTTCTATCTACAAAGacctaacagggttatatcatcCAAATtcatacacatcaacctactcagatttacTACACACATAATATATTGACCcaattttctaacatctgtggcattggctcacaggcaaacaggcaatggaataaaacaaatattgctagAACCTGTTTCTTGGattctaaatatcagacatttgaaatCTAAAATGTTGACCATCATAATACCTCTTATGGCAGTTTctttacaagcactaattatggtcaatttagactgagaatagtatctagttatggtaaggggtgaaataagtatagccagttataattgtaacggtTTAGCAGATTATAAAAAAAAGAAGATTAATCTTTACGTGGCTACAAGAAAAgaaatataacatatactgtttacaggaaacttaCTCTACATCCTTAGATTATGTTGCGTGGAAAAAGTAACggggtggtgaaataattttctgtcatggacaaaggaactcaaaaggTGTGATGATTTTAATTAACAAAACATttgatctgaatgtgcaaatagtcaagaatgattcgcaaggaaggtggatcTTTTCGAATATGAAAGTGAACAAAAAAGTGATTTGGCTCATTAATAATCTATgtggtccaaatcaggatgatccatacttatttgaaaatatttataccaatttattgaaTTTACAGGCAACAAATGATCAAATCATTATGATCGGGGACTATAACTCTCATCACCAtgcccttaaggaaatcacaaatattatggacaccttagaaatagtggatatttgaAGACTAAAAAACCCTGACCAAGtaagatatacatggaggagacttaatcaagctagtcgcgtTCACTACttttttgtctctttctctcttgcatcaaaggttaaaaaggttttaataggagacagaatgcggtcggatcatcatctaattggccttcacataactcttatagaATTACCATGTGGACGGGATATTGGAAATGAAATCAATGTTTACTGGAGAACCAtttatttttaactaagacaaaataatttataactgaatttttccagtataatataggttcagcaaatcgccttattgtttgggattacctttaaatgtaccttcagaggtcattcaattcaatattcatcaatattaaaaaagcagtttctggctaaagagacCAGACTAAGAAAGGAAATAtatgaactaatagtacaggtagatacaaaataagttagaggaaaaacaaaaagaactggacgaacttattcaagaacaatctaatgtaatctattacaaaaataaagcaaactggatggaatatggagaaaaatgcaccaaattgtaaactggggattattaggtgaccatgatggtttgagggccagattgggaatttagccaggacaccagggttaacacccctactcttacaataagtgccatgggatctttaatgacctcagagagtcaggacacccgtttaacatcccatccgaaagacagcaccctacacagggcagtgtccccaatcacagCCCTGGGGGATTgggggatattttttagaccagaggaaagagtgcctcctactggccctccaacaccacttccagcagcatctggtctcccatccaggaactgaccaggaccaaccctgcttagcttcagaagcgaGCCAGCAGTGGTATACACAAGTGTAAacggataaagaatatgtacataaagatatatgaatgagtgatggtacagaacggcataggcaaaatgcagtagatggtatcgagtacagtatatacatatgagatgagtaatgtagggtatgtaaacataaaagggcatagtttaaagtggctaatgatacatgtattacataaaaatggcaagatgcagtagatgatatagagtacagtatatacatatacattatattaagtggcattgtttaaagtggctagtgatacatttttgatcaatttccatcaatttccattattaaagtgagctggagttgagtcagtatgttggcagcagccactcgatgttagtggtggttgtttaacagtctgatggccttgagatagaagctgtttttcagtctctcggtccctgctttgatgcacctgtactgacctcgccttctggatgatagcggggtgaacaggcagtggctcgggtggttgttgtccttgatgatctttatgggcttcctgtgatatcgggtggtgtaggtgtcctggagggcaggtagtttgcccccggtgatgcgttgtgcagacctcactaccctctgaagagccttacggttgtgggcggagcagttgccgtaccaggcggtgatacagcccgacaggatgctctcgattgtgcatctgtagaagtttgtgagtgcttttggtgacaagctgaatttcttcagcctccacaacgctgtctgtgtgggtggactatttcagtttgtccgtgatgtgtacgccgaggaacttaaaacctactaccctctccactactgtcccgtcgatgtggataggggggtgctccctctgctgtttcctgaagtccacaatcatctcctttgttttgttgacgttgagtgtgaaggttattttcctgacaccacactccgagggccctcacctcctccctgtaggccgtctcgtcgttgttggtaatcaagcctaccactgtagtgtcgtccgcaaacttgatgattgagttggaggcgtgcatggccacgcagtcgtgggtgaacagggagtacaggagagggctcagaacgcacccttgtggggccccagtgttgaggatcagcggggtggagatgttgttacctaccctcaccacctgggggcggcccgtcaggaagtccagtacccagttgcacagggcggggtcgagacccagggtctcgagcttgatgacgagtttggagggtactatggtgttaaatgctgagctgtagtcgatgaacagcattctcacataggtattcctcttgtccagatgggttagggcagtgtgcagtgtggttgcgattgcgtcgtctgtggacctattggggtggtaagcaaattggagtgggtctagggtgtcaggtagggtggaggtgatatggtccttgactagtctctcaaagcacttcatgatgacggaagtgagtgctacggggcggtagtcgtttagctcagttaccttagctttcttgggaacaggaacaatgagtCTCCCAGTTGAGTCTCCCAGTAACAAGTTCCCATTCTGATTGGATTGGTAGTGGAAACACTTTGAGGAAACATCTTGTCTGGTTCTTGTCTGGTTCTTTCGTCCTAGTTCCTCCTGGTTCTTGTAATGGAGAAATGGCATAATATATTTAACAGACATTTAGCATTCAGCCAAGTAAATAGCTGTTGGCATTGATCTTGGACTGTTATTGGTTAATGTGTGTGTTGGGCTGGACTTTATTCTCTAACCCTGCTATCAGTTACCAGAGGCAAGGTTATGGCCGTTCACTCGGTGAGAGTTCTGCCTTGCCTTACAGAAGGccctttacacacacaccagtcatCCCGGTGAATGGTGGCTGCAGAGGGACATATAGTACTGTAATATCATATgtgataaatatattttgttaaagGGTCTATtgcaatgactgtgatatgtggttgttttcCCTACTAAACTTCTTAAATACacttaagagtgtctgctaactCAGAGTTTCCCAAACTTGGCACACCCCCCCCAACtgaataaaatgtaaatgtaatgtaatgaaatgtaatgaaccAAACATTGGATTAGACTGAATAAGAGATAAGGAAACATATAAATAGAATAAGGATCTCTTTCTATGCCAGTAAATGCCAACACATTCTGTCTGTCCCGACTCATAGGGTATCACTCCAACTCCAACTTTGTTTGTCTGCCCCAAGACTTATTACCCCAGTGCTAACCAATAACTCCATTGTTCGTCTTAGCATCCTCAAGCTAATGCTAACGACAACTGTACTATTCTCTGTGCCAGGCAACGCGGCTGTGGTGAAGCCTTCTGAGGTGTGTGTCCACACCGCCAAGGTTATGGAGGACCTGCTGCCCGCCTACATAGACAAggtaacacacatgcacacgcagtcACACACTAGGGGGTTGAACGTTTAAACATCTTAATTAACATCTTAATGCTAAGAAAACTCccaaatttaaaaatatatatttatcccccccccccctcctcccacaCAAAATTAAAATCACAGTGCAGCTGGCTCACCTGTGCTTTCTCTTCGCTAATGATGCAAGTGTGTTTTCAGTCTTTGGTCTGTTGCGTGTAGAATATtctagcctattcattgatgataGGCCCAAGAAATTGCAAAATACAGCATTCCATTGCGATATGTAGCTTTTGATTGCCgatagataggcctagtgcaTGGTTCTGACTCTGTCTGCCTAGTGGTCTACCTGCCTATACTGtgcccctcccctttctctcggTCCCTCGCTAGCTCGCTATGAAAAACGTTTGTGTTCTCGGGAGTACAGCAACTAATCAGTCATCTCCGTTCCAAAAAGAATCAATCTTAGGAGTCGATTCCGAGCGGAAGATGTGTTTTCTTTCTACTAAATGTCTTGGTAAGTCACGGTATTTAACAAACTTGAAAGTACTTTTTTAGGAGAGAGTGGTCTGACTGCGTGCAGCTCGAGATTATTTGATTGACATTTCTGTTCGCCTAGTGATTGACGTATGAGTCCCGTTTCAGAAATGGCGTTCCTTTATAGACAAGTAAAATGCCTGTTCAATTGCGCTTCAAAAGATTCTCGAGAGAAGGTTTAGTGTCGGAATTTAAAAAGCCATAGTGTACCCTCACTGCTGTAGGGgtggcagatagcctagcggtAAAGAGTGTTTTGCCAGTATCCGTAAGgtagctggttcgaatccctgagccgactaggtgacaAATCTGTTGATGTATAAACAGTGTGTATCTACCTCCctgttggggtggcaggtagcctagcgggaaaaagcgttgggccagtacctGAAAGgtagctggttcaaatcccctAGGTGACAAATCTGttgatgtgtccttgagcaaggtacttatccctaattgctcctgtaagtttcTCTGgacaatagcatctgctaaattacataAATGTAATCTTGTATATAACATCATGCATAATGTGTTGTACATAACAATGTGTTTTTCCCTGCATCTCTAGGAGTTGTACCCGGTGGTGACAGGGGGTGTCTCAGAGACCCAGGAGTTGCTGCGTCAGCGGTTCGACCATGTGTTCTACACAGGGAACAGCATGGTGGGGAAACTGGTGATGGAGGCAGCAGCCAAACACCTCACCCCCGTGACCCTGGAGCTGGGGGGCAAGAGCCCCTGTTACATCGACAAGAACTGTGACATCCCCATCGCCTGCCggtaagagaacacacacagatacagaaacggacagacagacacagatacaacGTTCTAACTCTCTTCCGTTTCTCGccttgtccctccctcccttccctcttctctctcctgtagGCGTGTGACATGGGGGAAGTATTCTAACTGTGGGCAGACGTGTATCGCTCCAGACTACATCCTGTGTGAGCCCAGCATTCAGGGCCGCGTGCTGGAGGAGATCAAGAAGTCCATCAAGGTACAACTCACTATGTTGGGAGTATAAAAATGAGTATATATCTGGCTTCACTAACTAAGCATTGAGTAGCAACCATGAAGGTACTGACAGTTTTTGTTGGAGTGAAAAAGGAGGCCCTTTTCCTGACGTTTTTGTCCCACAAAACCAGTGCTCTCACAAGCTTATTATAATTATAGACAGgtgggttgtttagcaacaaaaacgTTGGTGTAAAACGGCATTGGTTTAAAATCAAAAGGAAATGAACTATATTTCAtctccaaatgtttattgaaaatataaatacatttgcacaatgaacaCTTGTTaactctcaaatacattgttactaGGGATgcgatataaaaaataaaataaaaaattatttaacctttatttaaccaggtaggctagttgagaacaagttctcatttacaactgagacctggccaagataaagcaaagcagtgcgacacaaacaacacagcgttacacatggagtaaacaaacatacaatcaataatacagtagaaaagtctatatacagcatgtgcaaatgaggtaggataagggaggtaaggcaataaataggccatagtggtgaagtatttacaatatagcaattaaacactggaatggtagaatgtgcagaagatgaatgtgcaagaagagatactggggtgcaaaggagcaagataaataaataaatacagtatggggatgaggtagattggatgggctatttacagatgcagtgatctgtgagctgctctgacagctggtgcttaaagctagtgagagtctccagctttagtgatttttgcagtttattccagtcattggcagcagagaactggaaggagaggcagccaaaggaagaattggctttcggggtgaccagtgagatatacctgctggagcgcgtgctacgggtgggtgctgctatggttaccagtgagctgagataaggcagggctttacctagcagagacttgtagatgacctggagccagtgggtttggcgacgagtatgaagcgagggccagccaacgagagcgtacaggtcgcagtggtgggtagtatatggggctttggtgacaaaacggatggcactgtgatagactgcatccaatttgttgagtagagtgttggaggctattttctaAAGGACAACtttgaagtcgaggatcggtagttTTGGctgataccgatatccaatattttccttgccaaaaaacctGATACCTATAGCCGATATTTACAATTTCAGTgaccttttaagcattctagtacagttaaaatagttgaaacacacacacacacgatccaaTTTTTGACATAAAGGCATATACGTGACATAAGTCaagataccatgtcttgttttcagGTGTTAAGAACAAGATGAAACTAGCTAAAACAATCCACCTACGATTTCCCACATTACAGCTTCTTGACATAATTTTCGAGTCATAATTTTCGTGACTTTGTCAGGCAACCCATTTATTATGTAATGTACAATTGGTCAATTGTGTACATGTATTTTGCTTTCAGGCCTTCTACACAGAGGACCCCAAGACCTGCCCCGACTACGGACGCATCATCAACCAGCGCCACTTCAAACGCATCATGGCCATGACAGAGGACAGCACCATCGCTATAGGAGGGGATAGTGATGAGTCAACGTGCTACATAGGTACTACTTATGACAAGCATAATGCTACATAGATACTGTACTACTTATGATACGCATAGCTACCTAAAATGGCGCCGGAGAtgaaggctgacgttttacgtgcccccaaccagtgttttttgttagtttctttgcattgtttgtaacttgtttttttacttattttgtatataatgttgccgctaccgtctcttatgaccgaaaataacttctggacatcaggactgtgattactcaccacggactggcagaatcctttttttcctttaacgagtctgacgaggccgatgtgaatgatatactgctctcccaggaacaggcccagatccctatgatttgcgtgaagagacaAAGGGGCcaaagggcgggctgccttctgagaatttgtaggcgatcAAATAAactcccacttccttccattctgctagccaacgtgcaatctttggaaaataaaatagaAGACCTACGTGGAAGATTAAACTctcaagctattgctcgcctgaggtagagtatgtcatgataagctgtagaccacactatctacctagagagttttcatctgtattcttcgtagctgtttacatacaaccacagactgaggcccggcactaagatagcattgaatgagctgtattccgccctaagcaaacaagaaaatgctcacctagaggcggcactcctagtagccgggaactttaatgcagggaaacttaaattatTTTTCTATCagtatgttaaatgtgcaaccagagggaaaagaactctggaccaccaTTAATCcatacacagagatgcatacaaagctctccctcaccctccatttggcaaatctgaccataattatatcctcctgattcctgcttacaagcacaaattaaagcaggaagcaccagttacttgatcaataaaaaagtggtcagatgaagcagatgctaaactacaggactgttttgctagcacagattggaatatgttctgggattcctccaatggcattgagaagtacaccacatcagtcattggcttcatcaataagtgaatCGATGACGTCCCCCCCACAGTGATTGTACGTACAtactccaaccagaagccatggattgcagGCAACATGAGTACTGATCTAacggctagagctgccgctttcaaggagcgggaaacttataagaaatcccgctatgccctctaacgaatcatcaaacaggcaaagcgtcaatacaggactaagatcgaatcgtaatacactggctctgacggTCGTCGTATGTGACAGGgcatgcaaaccattacagactacaaagggaagcacagccgagagctgcccattgacatgagcctaccacatgagctaaactacttcgatgctcgcttcgaggcaaataacactaaaacatgcatgagaggaccagctgttccggaagactctGATcaagctctccgcagccgatgtgagtaatacatttaaacaggtcaacattcacaaggccgcagggccagacgtgtactgcgagcatgcgctgaccaacttccaacaccatcattaagtttgccgatgacacaacagtggtaggcctgatcaccgacaacgacgagatagcctatagggggaggtcagagacctggccatgtggtgccacgacaacaacctccccctcaacgtgatcaagacaaaggagataattgtggactataggaaaaagaggaccgtgcacgaccccattctcattgacggggctgtagtggagcaggttgagagcttcaagttccttggtgtccacatcaccaacaaactaacatggtccaagcacaccaagacagccgtgagagggcacgacaacacctattccccctcaggatactgaaaagatttggcatgggtcctcagatcctcaaaaggttccataactgcaccatcgagagcatcctgactttttgcatcactgcctggtatggcaactgctcggcctccgaccgcaaggcactacagagggtagtgcgaatggcccagtacatcactggggccaagctccctgccatccaagactccagccaccctagacatagactgttctcccccttcaccctcttttacaccgctgctgctctctattgttatcatctatgcatagtcactttaataactctaactacatgtacatattacctaaactAACCCagtgccccgcacattgactctgtactggtacccccctgtatatagtctcgctattgttattttattgctgctctttaattacttgttacttttatttcttattctcgtccttatttttttaaactgcattgttggttaggggctcgtaagtaaccatttcactgtaaggtgaaatgttgtattcacctgttgtattcggcgcatgtgactaataaaatttgatttgatttgatgatacaTACTTGTAGGTATCACTTTTCCTATCAAAACTGCCTCAACTCCTTCCAACATTACTTCCTACACTATTCAATCTCCATTTTTACAATTAGTTGATTGTTTGTTTTGCCTTTTGTTTTCCTTTGAAATTCTTTCTGTAAGCGCTATACAAGTTGAATACATTATTTGTATTATATGACTGTCATAGGACTCCATAGGTATCACATACACATACCCTACAGTTGGTTACCATGACACATCTAGTTGTATATCTATGCTCCCCTCTTCAGCTCCTACAGTACTGCTATGGGGTAAAATTTGGTTTCCCATCTAGTTGATGTGTATCTATACTCTGGCCACCACATACCCTGCTGTTGGTTACCCTGACACATCTAGTTGTGTATCTATGCTCCCCTCCTCAGTTCCTACAATTCTGCTATGGGGTTAAAGTTGGTTTCCCATCTAGTTGACCTCTAAATATATTCTCCCCTACTCAGACCATACAGTGCTGCTACTGGTTTCCCTGACACATCTAGTTAATCCATAtctgtcctccctccttctcAGCTCCTACAGTCCTGAAGGACGTGCAGGTGAACTCCAAGGTGATGCAGGAGGAGATTTTTGGTCCCCTGCTCCCCATCCTGACGGTCAGTGGAGTGGACGAGGCCATCGACTTCATCAACAAGGGAGAGAAACCCCTCGCCCTCTATATCTTCTCACCTGATGACAAGGTAACTACTCACACATGTGTAGCGTGGTTCATTCTGCGTTGTGTACTTTTAAttaggacgctgccacaactgacggTCTGCTAGTTGAATTATTTtgatttgccctgcacacgaagagacaacacacattatgttaaccCTTGGCGCAGTTCTAGCTCtcaggcaccttgctagccgaaggtcaggcaaaagagaacgtcAAAAGGAAATAACATGTGCTGCGTGCACACATTCAATGCACAAcagcacaccatacaatacaagtAAAATGATATAGAACATAATTcagacaaaataaaagacatacctgcacacgaagagacaacacacattatgttaacccttggtgcagtcctagctctcaggcacctgcgcaagcacatggacactcactcaaacactgtcccaagtactcacaagttacaatagataccctagttagcgagctttgtgaaacttgttaacataaatctttataTTATCCACATTGTAACAAACTTATGGTAGCATAACAGTACATTGTGTAACattatgacggttttatattgAACAATtgcggagccaaggacaacataccttgctagccgaaggtcaggcaaaagagaacaatAAGGGGGTACGgaaatacagataacccgcgatgggccaaaccaaaatatacacaacttttacaatcacatgtatgtacaatattgatatgaaaatgtgtgtttgtacaccaaagaaAAACATTagctaaaaacattagctatgcagctgtaattaaataaaaaaataaactgaattattattattattatcaaattattaacatcccctcttgacctggcctatttgaattggtccttgtgtgcaacttggtgcataatctaggggaacaccatcacactgctacacatgcacacatataGAGAACACACAAGCACATGCTCAGCAACTATTTCTTTTAAAAACAATAATGGTTGGCTGTTTTTTTATTTCAaatgtctcattctctctctctcctctctctctcccctcctactcaaccctccctccctttctcttctctctctgcatcccccttctctctctctctctctcgttctctctctctctttaggtgATAAAGAAAGTGATAGCAGAGACCTCCAGTGGAGGAGTGTTGGCTAATGACTGTCTTGTGCACTACTCTGTCAGTGCACTGCCCTTTGGTGGAGTGGGTAAGTAAGGTTCACTATATAACACACCAACAAAAAATTGCTGTTTCACACGGAGTCAAATGAGCAGAGATATGTGTTCTTCATATTTCCCCTTGTAGGTAACAGTGG contains these protein-coding regions:
- the aldh3a2b gene encoding aldehyde dehydrogenase family 3 member A2b, which encodes MSREQKAVERARKAFLTGRSKPLEHRIRQLKNLQRFLLEREKEIAEAIKKDLNKSEAGTQLYETLGLEGEIVLAVKKLAEWAAPRPVEKNLLTISDTVYIQPEPLGVVLIIGAWNYPWAVTIQPLIGAIAAGNAAVVKPSEVCVHTAKVMEDLLPAYIDKELYPVVTGGVSETQELLRQRFDHVFYTGNSMVGKLVMEAAAKHLTPVTLELGGKSPCYIDKNCDIPIACRRVTWGKYSNCGQTCIAPDYILCEPSIQGRVLEEIKKSIKAFYTEDPKTCPDYGRIINQRHFKRIMAMTEDSTIAIGGDSDESTCYIAPTVLKDVQVNSKVMQEEIFGPLLPILTVSGVDEAIDFINKGEKPLALYIFSPDDKVIKKVIAETSSGGVLANDCLVHYSVSALPFGGVGNSGMGSYHGKFSFDNLSHLRGCLIKQLKMEGVNDMRYPPHTAKKLFWARFFILKNPDLGWLGRMTLLAIIAVVAAVVLKRYLQ